One Sneathiella sp. P13V-1 genomic region harbors:
- a CDS encoding MarR family winged helix-turn-helix transcriptional regulator, protein MTDIKSATNPLFLREEELRQCIELLFFAYRDFTAGPDQILKDYGFGRAHHRVIHFVGRNPGITVSELLDILRITKQSLSRVLNALVERGFVEQKPGATDRRQRLLYLTADGKKLEHKISRVQQEQVAQAFRDAGGDAVAGYRKVLEGLINEDDRDIALKRIMGQ, encoded by the coding sequence ATGACTGACATAAAATCTGCAACAAATCCGCTTTTCCTGCGTGAAGAGGAGCTTAGACAGTGCATAGAGCTGCTGTTTTTTGCTTACAGGGACTTCACCGCAGGCCCAGATCAGATCTTAAAAGACTACGGATTCGGGCGTGCCCACCACCGTGTTATCCATTTTGTTGGGCGAAATCCCGGGATAACCGTGTCTGAGCTTCTCGATATTCTGCGGATCACCAAACAAAGCCTGAGCCGCGTCCTTAACGCGCTCGTTGAACGTGGCTTTGTCGAGCAAAAACCGGGCGCCACAGACAGACGCCAGCGTCTTTTATACCTGACAGCCGATGGTAAAAAGCTCGAACACAAAATCAGTCGTGTGCAACAGGAACAGGTCGCGCAAGCCTTTCGGGATGCGGGCGGTGATGCGGTTGCTGGGTACCGGAAAGTTCTGGAAGGGCTGATTAACGAAGATGATCGGGACATTGCTTTAAAGCGCATTATGGGACAATAG
- a CDS encoding response regulator has translation MLDNAPHILVVDDDTRLASLLKQYLSENKYRVSVAGNADDARQKMSGLSFDLLVLDRMMPGEDGLSLAKAIRSEGGLNKSVAILMLTAMAETDDRIDGLEAGVDDYLTKPFEPRELLLRIDAILRRARQETMSQISFGGFEFDITKGELLKDGAIINLTSSEQLLLKTLASSPGVSVTRDELSVTSGAQGRAVDVQITRLRRKIEEDPKLPRYLQTVRGEGYVLWVD, from the coding sequence ATGCTGGATAACGCGCCGCACATTTTGGTTGTTGACGATGATACGCGTCTTGCTTCCCTATTAAAGCAGTATCTGTCTGAAAATAAGTATCGAGTTTCCGTAGCTGGAAACGCAGATGATGCGCGCCAAAAGATGTCAGGGCTGTCTTTCGATCTGCTGGTTCTTGATAGAATGATGCCCGGTGAGGATGGACTTTCTCTTGCAAAAGCCATCCGAAGCGAAGGTGGCCTTAACAAGTCCGTCGCCATTCTGATGCTCACCGCCATGGCAGAAACCGATGATCGAATCGACGGACTTGAGGCCGGTGTAGATGATTATCTGACAAAACCTTTTGAACCAAGGGAACTTCTCTTGCGCATTGATGCAATATTGCGCCGCGCCCGTCAGGAAACAATGTCTCAGATCAGCTTCGGTGGATTTGAGTTTGATATTACAAAAGGGGAACTATTAAAAGACGGAGCAATCATCAATCTTACCTCAAGTGAGCAGTTACTGTTAAAAACACTTGCCTCCTCACCCGGTGTCTCCGTAACGCGAGACGAATTAAGCGTAACGAGTGGCGCGCAAGGGAGAGCGGTAGATGTGCAAATCACCCGTCTTCGCCGGAAAATTGAGGAAGACCCCAAACTCCCCAGATATCTGCAAACAGTCCGTGGCGAGGGATATGTTTTGTGGGTAGACTGA
- a CDS encoding ATP-binding protein codes for MKIALPIAGSMKRFMPRTLFARSLLIVLLPTILLQILATYIFYERHWNNVARRLAQGVSGEVAAVISLTDRFPGEEAKASVTKIARDQMRLTVSFLDEALGTPPEIAAHDYGFLESHLANELRNSLPGREFIVRTAPKLETVIIRVQLPDEILQVIVRDKRLFSSTTYIFIMWMVGISLALLGIAIVFLRNQMRPIRQLAKAADEFGKGHEIPDFKPSGAQEIRLASNAFHEMKHRIKRQITQRTEMLAGVSHDLRTPLTRMTLQLAMMPEGEAKSNLTGDVEDMRHMVEGYLAFAKGQEAEAVQEIDLVTIVRDVVENARRQGANIDLIVPAQIVTKLRANSIKRGLTNLVENARRHASEIRVTVGHRENQILVLIDDDGPGIPADQRDDVFRPFHRLDSSRNSETGGSGLGMTITRDIIMGHGGHIVLADSPFGGLRVEITLPA; via the coding sequence ATGAAAATAGCTCTTCCAATTGCGGGATCCATGAAACGCTTTATGCCACGGACGCTTTTCGCCCGCTCGCTGCTGATTGTGTTGTTGCCGACTATTTTGCTGCAGATTCTAGCCACATACATTTTCTATGAACGGCACTGGAACAATGTAGCCAGACGATTGGCCCAGGGTGTGTCTGGTGAAGTGGCTGCTGTCATTTCCTTGACGGACCGTTTCCCTGGAGAAGAGGCCAAGGCGAGTGTTACTAAAATCGCACGTGATCAGATGCGCCTTACGGTATCCTTTCTGGATGAAGCACTGGGAACTCCCCCTGAAATAGCCGCCCATGATTACGGATTTCTGGAAAGTCACCTGGCAAATGAACTAAGAAACAGTCTTCCGGGTAGAGAATTTATTGTTCGCACCGCCCCTAAACTGGAGACGGTTATCATCCGTGTGCAACTACCGGACGAGATTCTTCAGGTCATTGTCCGAGACAAACGCCTTTTCTCCAGCACGACCTATATCTTTATTATGTGGATGGTGGGCATCTCACTTGCCTTGCTTGGCATTGCCATTGTGTTTCTGAGAAACCAGATGCGGCCGATCAGGCAACTCGCCAAGGCCGCCGATGAATTCGGTAAGGGGCATGAAATTCCTGATTTTAAACCCTCTGGTGCACAGGAAATTCGGCTTGCTTCCAATGCGTTTCATGAAATGAAGCATCGTATCAAACGGCAAATCACACAACGCACAGAAATGCTGGCTGGCGTAAGTCATGACCTTCGCACCCCCCTTACTCGCATGACATTGCAGCTTGCCATGATGCCGGAGGGAGAGGCCAAATCGAACCTCACTGGTGATGTAGAAGACATGCGGCACATGGTGGAAGGCTACCTTGCCTTTGCGAAAGGTCAGGAAGCAGAAGCCGTTCAAGAGATTGATCTGGTAACAATCGTTCGGGATGTTGTTGAAAATGCCCGCAGGCAAGGGGCAAATATCGATCTTATTGTTCCGGCACAAATCGTAACCAAATTGCGCGCCAACAGCATCAAACGCGGCCTTACCAATCTGGTAGAAAACGCAAGACGCCATGCCAGCGAAATCCGGGTAACAGTTGGTCACCGAGAAAATCAAATCCTTGTTCTTATTGATGATGATGGCCCTGGCATTCCCGCAGATCAACGCGATGATGTGTTCAGACCCTTCCATCGCCTTGATAGCTCACGAAATTCAGAAACAGGGGGCAGCGGCCTAGGAATGACTATTACCCGCGACATTATAATGGGTCACGGCGGCCATATTGTTCTGGCGGATTCCCCATTTGGCGGCTTGCGGGTTGAAATAACGCTCCCTGCATAA
- a CDS encoding ArsR/SmtB family transcription factor, protein MKEGPDIALIASLIGEPTRANMLSAMMNGMALTATELAGVAGITAQTASSHLKKLEEGGLLTQRKQGRHRYYCLADDEVASVLESLAGLAESKGHTRLRTGPKDPALKHSRVCYNHLAGTMGVQMYDSMVARQFIKVHDDALSLTDGGETFVRGLGIDIEALTKQRRALCKPCLDWSVRRSHLAGSLGTSLLDRFFELGWARRDTGTRLVIFSNNGTQEFDKCFPKAVI, encoded by the coding sequence ATGAAAGAAGGGCCTGATATCGCATTAATCGCTTCCCTTATCGGGGAACCTACCAGAGCAAATATGTTAAGTGCTATGATGAACGGCATGGCGTTGACTGCGACCGAACTTGCTGGAGTGGCTGGTATTACGGCTCAAACTGCGAGCTCTCATCTCAAAAAGCTTGAAGAGGGTGGCTTGCTAACTCAAAGGAAGCAAGGACGGCATCGTTATTACTGTCTTGCGGATGATGAAGTCGCCAGTGTTCTGGAAAGCCTTGCGGGCCTTGCAGAAAGCAAGGGGCACACAAGACTAAGAACGGGGCCAAAGGACCCGGCCCTTAAACACAGCCGGGTTTGCTATAATCATCTCGCGGGCACCATGGGTGTGCAGATGTATGACAGCATGGTGGCGCGTCAGTTTATTAAGGTCCATGATGACGCACTTTCACTGACAGATGGCGGAGAGACATTCGTACGCGGTCTGGGAATAGATATCGAAGCCTTGACAAAACAGCGCCGTGCTTTGTGCAAGCCCTGCCTTGATTGGAGTGTGAGACGAAGTCATTTGGCAGGGTCTTTGGGAACCTCTCTTCTGGATCGGTTTTTCGAGCTGGGTTGGGCGCGCCGCGACACCGGGACACGGTTGGTTATTTTCTCGAACAACGGTACGCAAGAATTCGATAAGTGTTTTCCGAAAGCAGTGATTTGA
- a CDS encoding NIPSNAP family protein, which produces MITCFIRYQIDPTKKEQFIQYAQNWGQAIPRCGADLIGYYAPHEGSSTLAYGVYSIENLAAYEAYRARLSQDPLGRENYEFAQKEKFLLREDRTFLKLASAPHGIKVTP; this is translated from the coding sequence ATGATTACATGCTTTATCCGATACCAAATTGATCCAACAAAGAAAGAACAATTCATTCAGTACGCCCAAAACTGGGGGCAAGCCATCCCACGCTGCGGCGCTGATCTGATCGGTTATTACGCCCCGCATGAAGGATCCAGCACGTTGGCTTACGGTGTGTATTCGATTGAAAATCTAGCTGCCTATGAAGCATATCGAGCACGCCTGTCCCAAGATCCATTGGGTCGGGAAAATTACGAATTTGCGCAAAAGGAAAAATTCTTACTTCGTGAGGACCGAACCTTCCTGAAGCTAGCCTCTGCACCTCATGGCATCAAGGTGACGCCATGA
- a CDS encoding antibiotic biosynthesis monooxygenase family protein, which yields MIAVIFEVEPYPEHKNAYLDIASQLRNQLEKIEGFISVERFQSLTNADKILSLSFFENEESVQRWRNLEAHRKAQEAGRNELFKAYRLRIASVVRDYGKEKRNEAPLDSLDFHD from the coding sequence ATGATCGCGGTTATTTTTGAAGTAGAACCCTACCCTGAACATAAGAATGCCTATCTGGACATCGCGTCACAACTCCGCAATCAATTGGAAAAAATTGAAGGATTTATCTCAGTGGAACGATTTCAAAGCCTGACGAATGCTGACAAAATCCTCTCCCTCTCCTTCTTTGAAAATGAAGAATCTGTCCAACGTTGGCGTAATCTGGAAGCACACCGTAAAGCTCAAGAAGCTGGGCGAAACGAGTTATTCAAAGCATACAGATTAAGAATTGCCTCGGTCGTTCGAGACTATGGAAAAGAGAAACGTAACGAAGCCCCCCTCGACAGTCTTGATTTCCATGACTGA
- a CDS encoding tRNA-binding protein translates to MSEEITFDDFMKVDIRTGRIVKAEVFKEARKPAYKLWIDFGPEIGEKKSSAQITVHYTPEELVGKMIAAVVNFPPRQIGPLMSEVLVLGFSDADGAISLISPDHDVAPGQRLH, encoded by the coding sequence ATGTCAGAGGAAATCACCTTTGATGACTTCATGAAAGTTGATATTCGGACCGGGCGGATTGTTAAAGCCGAGGTTTTTAAAGAAGCGCGCAAACCTGCTTATAAATTGTGGATCGATTTCGGCCCTGAAATTGGGGAGAAGAAGAGCTCTGCGCAAATTACGGTTCATTACACTCCCGAAGAACTGGTTGGTAAAATGATTGCCGCGGTCGTTAATTTTCCGCCGCGGCAAATAGGCCCTTTGATGTCTGAGGTTTTGGTGCTTGGGTTTAGTGATGCTGACGGTGCGATTTCATTGATCTCACCTGATCATGATGTCGCGCCGGGGCAGCGTCTGCACTAA
- the proC gene encoding pyrroline-5-carboxylate reductase yields MSMSVLLVGCGNMGGAMLGGWIEQNIKPNNIVVVDPSPDNLEKAQKLGCRSFSSPLLIEEGYVPDVIIFAVKPQVIGDVMESYKEFAREGALIISIAAGTKIQKFQEQLGQDAAIIRTMPNTPAAIRQGMMVSCGNEHVTEEHKKLCDILMEAIGETAWVEDEDDIDRVTGLSGSGPAYVFYMIESMIKAGVAAGLSEELSTLLAKTTVAGAGQLAIHSTEDVSKLRENVTSPGGTTAAGLQVLMAEDGLAPLMEKTVAAAIVRSKELG; encoded by the coding sequence ATGAGTATGTCTGTTTTATTGGTTGGTTGCGGCAATATGGGCGGCGCCATGCTTGGTGGCTGGATTGAGCAAAATATCAAACCAAACAATATTGTTGTTGTAGACCCTTCCCCGGATAATCTGGAGAAAGCCCAGAAATTGGGCTGCCGGAGTTTTTCATCTCCTTTATTGATTGAAGAAGGATATGTGCCGGACGTCATTATCTTTGCGGTAAAGCCGCAAGTGATTGGTGATGTGATGGAAAGCTACAAGGAATTTGCACGTGAAGGGGCACTGATTATTTCCATTGCAGCTGGAACAAAAATCCAGAAATTCCAGGAACAGCTTGGGCAAGATGCCGCAATTATCCGAACCATGCCAAATACACCTGCAGCTATTCGTCAGGGCATGATGGTTTCTTGCGGAAATGAACATGTCACTGAAGAGCATAAAAAGCTCTGTGATATTTTGATGGAAGCAATCGGTGAGACCGCGTGGGTGGAAGACGAAGATGACATTGATCGGGTGACCGGCCTCTCTGGCTCCGGACCTGCGTATGTATTTTACATGATCGAAAGCATGATTAAAGCAGGTGTTGCGGCAGGGCTAAGTGAGGAGCTTTCCACGTTGCTAGCCAAAACAACTGTCGCAGGGGCAGGGCAATTGGCCATTCATTCAACAGAGGATGTCTCGAAGCTGCGTGAAAATGTAACAAGCCCAGGCGGGACGACAGCTGCGGGTCTTCAGGTGTTGATGGCGGAAGATGGGCTGGCTCCCCTGATGGAGAAAACTGTGGCAGCAGCAATTGTGCGCTCTAAGGAATTAGGGTAA
- a CDS encoding YbjN domain-containing protein — translation MTTTQISLDEMEASNPLDIVENIIDANDWSFERQGLDELTVGVEGSWCQYHLWFSWRPDIRAVHFSCAYDVKVPEKRFDVIYELLARMNERLFVGHFDAWREEGMLLFRHALLLNKRGDVEKEQIISLVECGMKELEKFYPAVQFCLWGGKTPEEALDAAMLETMGEA, via the coding sequence ATGACGACCACGCAGATTTCTCTCGATGAAATGGAAGCCTCCAATCCACTGGATATTGTGGAGAATATTATCGATGCAAATGACTGGAGCTTTGAGCGGCAAGGCCTTGATGAGCTGACGGTTGGCGTTGAAGGAAGCTGGTGTCAATATCACTTATGGTTTTCTTGGAGACCGGATATTCGTGCGGTGCATTTTTCATGTGCTTACGATGTAAAAGTCCCGGAGAAAAGATTTGATGTCATATACGAACTTCTCGCGCGCATGAACGAGAGGCTGTTTGTTGGTCACTTTGATGCCTGGCGTGAAGAAGGAATGCTTCTTTTTAGACATGCTCTTTTACTTAACAAAAGAGGGGATGTGGAAAAGGAGCAGATCATTTCACTTGTAGAATGTGGAATGAAAGAACTAGAAAAATTCTATCCGGCGGTTCAGTTCTGCTTATGGGGCGGTAAAACCCCAGAAGAAGCGTTGGATGCTGCGATGCTAGAAACGATGGGTGAAGCCTGA
- a CDS encoding accessory factor UbiK family protein — protein sequence MQTNSKVFDDLARLASGALGTAQGVKGEWDNLVRQKIEKMVFDMDLVPREEYDALRAMVVKLVDTVEAQEVKIAALEAAQKPKAAPRKKAATTKKAE from the coding sequence ATGCAAACCAATTCAAAAGTTTTTGATGATCTCGCCCGTTTGGCCTCTGGCGCTCTTGGTACGGCCCAAGGTGTGAAAGGAGAGTGGGATAATCTGGTGCGTCAGAAAATCGAAAAGATGGTTTTCGATATGGACTTGGTTCCGCGTGAGGAATATGACGCTTTAAGAGCCATGGTCGTAAAATTGGTAGATACAGTAGAAGCGCAAGAAGTGAAAATCGCTGCGCTGGAAGCTGCTCAAAAACCAAAAGCCGCACCTCGTAAAAAAGCCGCAACGACAAAAAAAGCCGAATAA
- the lgt gene encoding prolipoprotein diacylglyceryl transferase: METITQFAALAYPEIDPILFSIGPFAIRWYALAYIAGLIIGWRLMIHFAKAPGSAITPEQVDDFLVWATLGVVLGGRLGYVIFYKPSFYLANPGEIFMVWQGGMSFHGGFLGVVVAALLFAKRRNLPVFSLADLLAIVAPVGLFFGRVANFINGELYGRVTDVGWGMVFPGGGPEPRHPSQLYEAILEGALLFIVQMVLRNTEFGKKPGVATGVFLIGYALARGFVELFRQPDAHLGFLIGGSTMGQLLSIPMILVGAYLILRREPS; the protein is encoded by the coding sequence ATGGAAACAATTACCCAATTTGCCGCACTGGCCTATCCCGAAATTGATCCGATCCTGTTCAGCATCGGACCATTTGCTATTCGCTGGTATGCGCTCGCCTACATTGCTGGGTTGATTATTGGCTGGCGCCTCATGATCCATTTCGCCAAAGCGCCGGGAAGTGCCATCACGCCAGAACAGGTTGATGACTTTCTGGTATGGGCAACATTAGGGGTCGTGCTTGGTGGTCGGCTTGGGTATGTGATTTTCTACAAGCCTTCATTCTACCTTGCAAATCCTGGTGAGATTTTCATGGTTTGGCAAGGTGGCATGTCTTTCCACGGTGGCTTTTTGGGCGTCGTTGTCGCAGCGCTTTTATTTGCCAAACGCAGGAACCTGCCTGTTTTTTCACTCGCGGATTTATTGGCGATTGTGGCTCCAGTCGGATTGTTCTTTGGACGCGTGGCGAATTTCATCAATGGCGAGCTTTATGGCCGTGTGACTGATGTAGGCTGGGGAATGGTTTTTCCGGGCGGCGGGCCCGAACCGCGTCATCCAAGCCAGCTTTATGAAGCTATATTGGAAGGGGCGCTTTTGTTTATCGTGCAAATGGTCCTACGAAACACTGAGTTTGGGAAAAAACCAGGCGTTGCAACCGGTGTGTTCCTCATTGGCTATGCACTGGCGAGAGGCTTTGTAGAACTCTTCCGTCAACCTGATGCCCATCTGGGTTTTCTGATTGGCGGCAGCACAATGGGACAGCTGCTATCCATTCCAATGATTCTGGTTGGTGCTTATTTGATCCTGCGCCGGGAACCTAGCTGA
- a CDS encoding class I SAM-dependent methyltransferase: MPTLEDLITSEIIANGPMRLDTYMERALLHPEFGYYQKQIPFGSKGDFVTSPEISQMFGELIGLWCVDTWAKLGAPSKFAFVEMGPGRGILMQDALRSAKLVPEFLEAAEIHLVEASDQLIKVQQERLKDHPIQWHSAFPDIPDGMPVICIGNEFLDALPIRQFQLVDGGWQEKKVTVTDDGLTFVTPPSDEADLADQLPSISECSDGDIAEISTPAREFISFLAKKIKSNRGAALFIDYGPAENALGDSFQAVQRHEYSNPLENPGGKDLTAHVHFSPLREVALSAGCAAPAIEGQGRFLERLGIEARVMQLSKNATEKQHKDIVAAHKRLVSEQEMGTLFKAFSFSSGLAAPAAGFGDAE, from the coding sequence ATGCCGACATTGGAAGATCTGATAACATCAGAGATCATCGCCAATGGCCCCATGCGTCTAGATACTTATATGGAGCGGGCCCTGCTCCATCCGGAATTTGGATATTATCAAAAACAAATCCCGTTTGGTTCAAAAGGGGACTTTGTCACTTCCCCTGAAATCAGTCAGATGTTTGGTGAATTGATCGGACTTTGGTGTGTGGACACATGGGCCAAACTTGGCGCGCCCTCGAAATTTGCTTTTGTAGAAATGGGACCCGGACGGGGCATTCTGATGCAAGATGCATTGCGCAGTGCCAAACTGGTCCCTGAATTTCTTGAGGCTGCTGAAATTCATCTTGTTGAAGCAAGTGATCAACTCATAAAGGTCCAACAAGAAAGGCTTAAAGATCATCCTATTCAGTGGCATTCAGCGTTTCCCGATATCCCAGACGGGATGCCGGTTATTTGCATCGGCAATGAATTTCTGGATGCCCTGCCAATTAGGCAATTCCAACTGGTGGACGGTGGGTGGCAAGAAAAGAAGGTGACGGTAACAGATGACGGCCTCACCTTTGTGACCCCACCATCTGATGAAGCGGATCTCGCAGATCAACTACCTTCCATTTCAGAATGTTCAGACGGTGACATTGCTGAAATCAGCACTCCGGCGCGTGAGTTCATTTCCTTCCTCGCAAAGAAGATAAAATCAAATCGCGGGGCAGCACTCTTTATTGATTATGGGCCCGCTGAAAACGCTCTTGGTGACAGTTTTCAAGCCGTTCAACGACATGAATATTCTAACCCCCTTGAAAATCCCGGCGGCAAGGACCTGACAGCACATGTGCATTTTTCCCCTCTTCGGGAAGTTGCCCTTTCGGCAGGCTGCGCCGCCCCCGCCATAGAAGGGCAAGGCCGGTTTTTGGAACGCCTTGGGATTGAGGCGCGGGTGATGCAGCTTTCCAAGAACGCAACAGAAAAGCAGCACAAAGATATTGTCGCTGCCCATAAACGATTGGTAAGCGAGCAAGAAATGGGAACTCTATTTAAGGCGTTTTCTTTCTCATCAGGCCTCGCGGCCCCTGCTGCCGGTTTTGGAGATGCAGAATGA